A genomic window from Bacteroidales bacterium includes:
- a CDS encoding DUF5320 domain-containing protein, which produces MPHLNATGPEGQGSGTGRNLGNCRKEASETNDQTVLGIGQGKKRNSNGGNGKRKRLKYNQNQ; this is translated from the coding sequence ATGCCACACTTAAATGCAACAGGGCCTGAAGGTCAAGGCTCCGGCACAGGCCGAAACCTGGGGAACTGCAGAAAGGAAGCTTCTGAAACTAATGACCAGACCGTATTAGGGATCGGTCAGGGAAAGAAAAGAAACTCAAATGGTGGAAATGGGAAAAGAAAACGATTAAAATACAATCAAAACCAATAG
- a CDS encoding NifB/NifX family molybdenum-iron cluster-binding protein — protein MKKIAIPLTSDNRVDDHFGHCEFYGVYTIADNKEITDFQTIKSQQGCGCKSNIAAVLSNQGVTIMLAGGIGAGAINVLNHWGINVVRGCSGLAQDVIAAYLKGEIIDNGESCQHHEHHHQNGQQCNN, from the coding sequence ATGAAAAAAATAGCAATCCCGCTTACAAGCGACAATCGTGTTGATGATCACTTTGGACATTGTGAATTCTATGGAGTATACACCATTGCTGACAATAAAGAGATCACCGATTTCCAAACTATAAAATCGCAACAAGGATGCGGATGCAAATCCAATATTGCTGCAGTATTATCGAACCAGGGTGTCACCATAATGCTGGCTGGTGGTATAGGTGCCGGTGCAATAAATGTGCTAAACCATTGGGGAATCAATGTAGTTAGAGGTTGTTCCGGTTTAGCACAGGATGTAATAGCTGCATATCTCAAAGGTGAAATTATCGATAATGGAGAAAGTTGCCAACACCACGAACATCATCACCAAAATGGACAACAGTGTAATAACTAA
- a CDS encoding OsmC family protein, with amino-acid sequence MAEIRITLDGKKKVSAHIKGHVITTDQSTDSGGDNSAPAPFDLFLASMGTCAGIYIKYFCDQRNIDTTGIEIIQSVEYDQQKRLPSMVRLDIKLPADFPEKYRDAVVNAAQLCAVKRSIADPPVFEIVSSII; translated from the coding sequence ATGGCAGAAATAAGGATTACGCTTGATGGAAAAAAGAAAGTCTCGGCTCATATTAAGGGACATGTGATTACAACAGATCAGTCTACAGATAGTGGAGGGGATAACTCTGCCCCTGCACCTTTTGATCTTTTTCTTGCATCAATGGGAACTTGTGCAGGTATTTATATCAAATACTTCTGTGATCAAAGGAATATAGATACAACTGGGATCGAAATTATTCAATCCGTTGAATATGACCAACAGAAGCGACTACCTTCCATGGTCAGGCTCGATATAAAACTACCGGCTGATTTTCCGGAAAAATACAGGGATGCTGTGGTGAATGCTGCCCAATTATGTGCCGTTAAACGATCAATTGCTGATCCACCGGTTTTTGAGATTGTATCATCTATCATCTAA